In one Anaerolineales bacterium genomic region, the following are encoded:
- a CDS encoding ElyC/SanA/YdcF family protein, with the protein MSRIIPILRICILFGATVLMLLLPRWLLRHRYADRILDPQEVPARPIAIVLGAGLRRDGRPTTVLADRVRTAVTLYRSGKTGKILMSGSSSAGKDEPQAMRSLALKLGVPDEDILVDREGIRTFETCLRASKIFGVDQALIITQRFHLPRAMALCEAHNVDAIGVPADLRPYRSSFIWNLREIPASLRAFWDVYRHHSVDDKEPAELSPQEPNCS; encoded by the coding sequence TTGAGTCGAATTATCCCGATACTGCGTATCTGCATTTTATTCGGAGCGACCGTGCTGATGCTGCTCCTGCCGCGTTGGCTGCTCCGGCATCGCTACGCCGATCGCATCCTCGACCCGCAAGAAGTACCTGCGCGGCCGATCGCCATCGTTCTTGGTGCAGGCTTGAGACGAGACGGCAGGCCGACGACCGTACTGGCGGATCGCGTACGAACCGCCGTTACGCTGTATCGGTCGGGAAAGACAGGTAAAATCCTCATGAGCGGGTCGTCATCCGCCGGCAAGGATGAACCGCAAGCCATGCGCTCACTGGCCTTGAAACTCGGCGTGCCGGATGAGGACATCCTCGTCGATCGAGAAGGAATTCGCACATTCGAGACTTGTCTGCGCGCGTCCAAAATTTTTGGCGTAGACCAGGCGCTCATCATCACGCAGCGGTTTCATCTGCCGAGGGCGATGGCGCTTTGCGAAGCGCACAACGTTGACGCGATCGGCGTTCCTGCCGACCTGCGCCCCTATCGTTCGAGCTTTATATGGAACCTACGGGAGATACCTGCCAGTTTGCGAGCCTTCTGGGACGTATATCGACATCATTCCGTAGATGACAAAGAACCGGCGGAGCTGAGCCCTCAGGAGCCGAATTGCAGTTGA
- a CDS encoding 2-oxoacid:acceptor oxidoreductase subunit alpha translates to MSKSQVKQKEAAGEAEAQRPIVNDFTLVVATVNGSGSQTSNLALVRAFFRMGIPVCGKNLFPSNIQGLPTWYTIRVNAKGYTANKLKADLLVAMNMATFRDDLQDLKQGGVCFYDDRLAEPADRPDVIFYPIPLRDLVNEADPPKQLREYVANMAYVGVLTEILQIDNEEIRSALDTHFGGRETSVALNMKMIDLAASWARDNLPKRDPYRVERMPRDEEHLLVDGNTAAALGAIYGGVTVASWYPITPASSLAETLEYYLPHLRSDPETGKATYAVVQAEDELAAIGMAVGAGWVGARAMTSTSGPGISLMSEFAGLAFIAEIPIVIWDVQRMGPSTGLPTRTSQGDVLILRFLSHGDTRHTLLIPAAPHECFEFGWRAFDLAERFQTPVFVLSDLDLGMNQWVSKPFQYPDVDMDRGKVLSAEDLEKLGDFGRYRDIDGDGIAPRTLPGTDHPLAAFFTRGTGHDERAIYSEKAQDWDANIERLWRKLENVRDALPAPVVQRMDHADVGIIAFGSTDPAILEAREYLSDEGLATDYLRIRAIPFSETVEDFIQEHEVVYVVEMNTDGQMHQLLQLEWPALATKLVSLTKNNGVPLDADWTFEAVRSAEEQRHER, encoded by the coding sequence ATGAGTAAATCTCAAGTAAAGCAGAAGGAAGCGGCAGGTGAAGCGGAAGCGCAGCGGCCGATCGTCAACGACTTCACGCTGGTCGTTGCCACGGTGAACGGATCGGGCAGCCAGACATCGAACCTGGCGCTCGTACGGGCTTTTTTCCGTATGGGCATACCGGTTTGTGGGAAGAATCTTTTCCCATCCAACATCCAGGGTTTGCCGACGTGGTACACCATTCGTGTCAATGCAAAGGGCTACACGGCAAACAAACTGAAAGCCGACCTGCTCGTCGCCATGAACATGGCGACGTTTCGCGATGATCTACAAGATTTGAAGCAGGGTGGTGTTTGTTTCTATGACGATCGTTTGGCTGAACCGGCGGATCGCCCGGACGTCATCTTCTACCCCATACCGCTTCGAGATCTCGTAAACGAAGCAGACCCTCCGAAACAGTTGCGTGAATACGTAGCCAACATGGCCTATGTAGGTGTGCTGACTGAAATTCTGCAGATCGACAACGAAGAGATCCGCAGCGCTTTGGATACCCATTTCGGCGGTCGGGAGACGTCCGTCGCATTGAACATGAAAATGATCGACCTGGCGGCATCGTGGGCGCGTGACAACCTGCCCAAGCGCGATCCCTATCGCGTCGAACGGATGCCGAGAGACGAAGAACACCTCCTGGTCGATGGCAATACGGCAGCCGCATTGGGCGCGATTTACGGCGGTGTGACCGTTGCGTCCTGGTATCCGATCACACCGGCATCCAGTCTCGCGGAGACGCTCGAGTATTACTTGCCTCATCTGCGAAGCGATCCCGAGACGGGAAAAGCCACATACGCCGTGGTCCAGGCCGAGGATGAACTCGCCGCAATCGGGATGGCCGTCGGTGCGGGATGGGTCGGCGCCCGAGCCATGACCTCGACGTCCGGGCCCGGAATTTCGCTCATGTCCGAATTCGCCGGCCTGGCCTTCATCGCCGAAATTCCGATCGTAATCTGGGACGTACAGCGTATGGGTCCCAGCACGGGCCTGCCCACACGCACCTCGCAAGGTGACGTGCTCATTCTGCGTTTTCTCAGTCACGGCGACACTCGTCACACGCTGCTCATCCCCGCTGCGCCGCACGAGTGCTTCGAGTTCGGCTGGCGTGCTTTCGACCTGGCCGAACGATTCCAGACGCCAGTCTTCGTACTCAGCGATCTGGATCTGGGCATGAATCAGTGGGTTTCGAAGCCATTCCAGTATCCCGATGTGGATATGGATCGCGGCAAGGTGTTGTCCGCCGAAGACCTGGAAAAGCTGGGAGATTTTGGCCGTTATCGTGACATCGATGGCGATGGCATCGCGCCACGCACGCTTCCGGGAACGGATCATCCCCTGGCGGCGTTCTTCACCCGAGGTACGGGTCACGACGAGCGGGCGATTTACAGCGAAAAGGCGCAAGATTGGGACGCCAACATCGAACGGCTTTGGCGAAAGTTGGAGAACGTCCGTGATGCGCTGCCTGCTCCCGTGGTGCAGCGAATGGATCATGCCGATGTGGGGATCATCGCTTTCGGATCGACGGATCCGGCCATCCTCGAAGCACGCGAATACCTATCGGATGAAGGCCTGGCGACGGATTATTTACGCATCCGCGCGATTCCCTTCTCCGAAACCGTGGAAGATTTTATACAGGAACACGAGGTCGTGTACGTTGTTGAAATGAACACGGATGGCCAGATGCATCAACTGCTGCAACTCGAGTGGCCTGCACTGGCGACGAAGCTGGTTTCCCTGACCAAGAACAACGGCGTGCCGCTCGATGCGGATTGGACTTTCGAGGCAGTTCGAAGCGCAGAGGAACAACGACATGAAAGATAA
- a CDS encoding HDIG domain-containing protein encodes MERQQALNLLHQYVKNQSLRRHMYAVEAAMRDYALRMDGDPQEWGLAGLLHDFDWEIHPDLDSHPQDGAPILRQNGVPERIVRCVLSHADHTGVPRETMMDRALHACDEIAGLITAVALVRPSKSILDVKVSSVRKKWKDQRFAANVDREEIASAAEELGVDLWDHVQNVLESMQAIAPDLGLAGEEQ; translated from the coding sequence ATGGAACGTCAGCAGGCGTTGAATTTGCTCCACCAATACGTAAAGAATCAATCCCTCCGGCGCCACATGTACGCGGTGGAAGCTGCCATGCGAGATTATGCCTTGCGCATGGATGGCGACCCACAGGAATGGGGACTGGCGGGCTTGCTGCACGACTTCGATTGGGAAATTCATCCAGACCTGGATTCGCATCCCCAAGACGGTGCGCCGATCCTGCGTCAAAATGGCGTCCCTGAACGCATCGTCCGCTGTGTCCTCAGTCACGCAGATCACACGGGCGTGCCGCGGGAGACGATGATGGATCGCGCACTCCATGCATGTGACGAGATTGCCGGTCTCATCACGGCGGTCGCTCTCGTGCGTCCGTCCAAATCGATCCTCGACGTTAAAGTTTCCTCTGTGCGTAAGAAATGGAAGGATCAGCGCTTCGCCGCCAACGTCGATCGCGAGGAGATCGCCTCCGCCGCCGAAGAACTCGGGGTGGATTTATGGGATCACGTACAGAACGTTCTCGAATCGATGCAGGCGATCGCTCCTGACCTCGGCCTTGCTGGTGAAGAGCAGTGA
- a CDS encoding FCD domain-containing protein, with translation MQSEFLTYLAGLNAPPGQRLPPIKKIAAKLGISRSKLREQLEVARILGFVEVRPKTGTRTQAFSLLPTLITGLQFGMEADNGLFDSLGMLRNHLEAGFWHEAVRLLHDEDKERLQELVDRAWQRLKSTPIQIPHSEHRQLHLTVYSRLDNPILQAVLEAYWFFYERIGYQRYSDYDYLHRVWEYHEKMVDAIITGDYESGYQALVQHIGLLQQSLEMDNYQPAIESGAEIDSFVGTMGVTPYE, from the coding sequence ATGCAATCCGAGTTTCTTACGTACCTCGCAGGCTTGAACGCGCCGCCCGGCCAGAGGCTTCCACCAATCAAGAAAATCGCTGCTAAGCTTGGGATCAGTAGAAGCAAACTTCGTGAACAACTCGAGGTCGCGCGCATCCTGGGTTTCGTCGAGGTACGGCCAAAAACCGGAACACGAACGCAGGCTTTTTCTTTGCTGCCGACTTTGATCACCGGGCTGCAATTTGGTATGGAAGCCGATAATGGGCTGTTCGATTCGCTGGGTATGCTGCGCAACCATCTGGAAGCAGGCTTTTGGCACGAAGCCGTGCGATTGCTGCATGATGAAGACAAAGAGCGGCTGCAGGAGTTGGTCGACCGGGCATGGCAGCGCCTGAAAAGTACGCCGATACAGATTCCCCACAGCGAGCACCGCCAGCTCCATCTCACGGTTTACTCGCGGCTCGACAATCCCATTTTACAGGCTGTTTTAGAGGCTTATTGGTTTTTTTACGAGCGGATTGGTTATCAACGATACAGCGATTACGATTACTTGCATCGTGTATGGGAATATCACGAGAAGATGGTAGATGCGATCATAACGGGTGATTACGAAAGTGGGTACCAGGCACTTGTGCAGCACATCGGTCTACTGCAGCAATCTTTGGAAATGGACAACTATCAACCGGCAATCGAGAGTGGGGCGGAAATCGATTCGTTCGTCGGAACGATGGGAGTGACTCCTTATGAGTAA
- a CDS encoding LysM peptidoglycan-binding domain-containing protein — protein sequence MTKSPEATSTEPTICRICGSKLGPNATRCVVCGTPVGSEGGQRFSGGSQVTLSLPRAIGLLAIFTFLAAGLTFAATRLVGSAPGEEPVSTPTDTPTVTATLQASPTDTVAPPPTALPTLEYTVIANDTCIAIAVRYDISIQSILQSNPGLTADCILSVGQKINIPQPTPTASPEPTSTLPPEEATRAACETITYTVEANDTLSGIAQNYNVDVRAILDYNGLNNETVFLGQILIIPLCERLPTPGPSPTATPPPPHPAANLLLPQDGAAFTLANDTITLQWASVGVLRENELYEVTVVDITEGSGTRRIVGYVSDTKYIVPSSFRPQEELPHIMRWSVRVVRQVGLTEEGEPIYESGGAESLKRVFTWSGAAVEATPAP from the coding sequence ATGACCAAATCACCTGAAGCTACGTCCACTGAACCAACGATCTGTCGAATCTGCGGGAGTAAGCTGGGCCCGAATGCCACGCGCTGTGTCGTTTGCGGCACACCCGTCGGCTCCGAAGGCGGGCAGCGATTTTCCGGCGGATCCCAGGTCACGCTTTCTCTACCGCGTGCGATTGGTTTACTGGCGATTTTTACCTTCCTCGCTGCCGGCCTGACCTTCGCCGCCACACGGTTGGTTGGATCGGCACCGGGCGAAGAACCGGTAAGCACCCCGACGGATACACCCACGGTGACGGCGACGCTGCAAGCATCCCCAACGGACACGGTTGCGCCGCCACCGACGGCACTGCCGACGCTCGAATACACCGTAATTGCCAACGATACCTGCATTGCCATTGCCGTACGGTATGACATTTCGATCCAATCCATCCTCCAGTCCAATCCGGGCTTGACGGCGGATTGCATCCTCTCCGTCGGCCAAAAAATCAACATCCCGCAGCCGACTCCAACGGCTTCTCCGGAACCTACATCGACGCTGCCGCCGGAGGAAGCCACTCGGGCGGCCTGCGAAACGATCACCTACACCGTCGAAGCCAACGACACTCTCAGCGGCATTGCGCAGAATTACAACGTAGATGTCCGCGCAATTCTGGATTACAACGGGCTGAACAACGAAACCGTCTTCCTCGGACAAATTCTCATCATCCCCCTTTGCGAACGCCTGCCCACACCCGGACCTTCTCCAACCGCCACACCACCGCCCCCTCATCCGGCGGCGAATCTGCTCCTTCCGCAAGATGGTGCAGCCTTTACGTTGGCAAACGATACGATTACCCTGCAATGGGCATCCGTCGGCGTTCTACGCGAGAATGAACTTTACGAAGTCACCGTGGTGGATATCACCGAGGGATCGGGAACTCGACGTATCGTCGGCTACGTAAGCGACACGAAATACATCGTGCCTTCTTCTTTCCGCCCGCAGGAGGAGCTCCCGCACATCATGCGTTGGTCCGTGCGAGTGGTGCGGCAAGTCGGACTGACGGAAGAAGGCGAGCCGATTTACGAATCAGGCGGCGCCGAAAGCCTGAAACGTGTATTCACCTGGTCGG